A window of the Fuscovulum sp. genome harbors these coding sequences:
- a CDS encoding VOC family protein, translating into MGTIAHLGHVELYTDRFDDSLDFFTRVYGLKLSAQDANSAYLRAWDDYEFCSLKLTRHHTTGVGHIAYRAASAQALADQVAIIEASGFKTHGWVAGDHSHGPAYRFEDPFGHIFEIYWETNRYTPNAADRPALKNMASRYTGQGAAPRRIDHLNLLATDVAEFRRFMETCLGSRVTEMIQLDNGRTGGCWFTVNNKTYDLACTEDHSGGQARLHHVTYATDTREDILRAADIFLENGVPIETGPHKHAIQGTFFLYVWEPAGNRVELANSGARLILAPDWEPVIWTETERKKGQAWGLKTIDTFHTHGTPPVKKD; encoded by the coding sequence ATGGGGACCATCGCGCATCTGGGTCATGTCGAACTTTACACCGACCGTTTCGACGACAGCCTCGATTTCTTCACCCGTGTCTACGGGCTGAAGCTTTCGGCGCAGGATGCAAACAGCGCTTATCTGCGGGCCTGGGATGACTATGAATTCTGCTCGCTCAAGCTGACACGCCATCACACCACCGGGGTTGGCCACATCGCCTATCGCGCGGCCTCAGCGCAGGCGCTGGCCGATCAGGTGGCCATCATCGAAGCCTCGGGTTTCAAGACGCATGGCTGGGTGGCCGGCGATCACAGCCACGGCCCCGCCTACCGTTTCGAAGATCCCTTTGGCCATATCTTTGAAATCTATTGGGAAACCAACCGCTATACGCCCAACGCTGCCGACCGCCCCGCGCTGAAGAACATGGCCAGCCGCTACACGGGCCAAGGCGCCGCCCCTCGCCGGATTGATCATCTGAACCTGCTGGCAACCGACGTCGCCGAATTTCGGCGCTTCATGGAAACCTGTCTCGGCTCCCGCGTTACCGAAATGATCCAGCTGGACAATGGCCGCACCGGTGGCTGCTGGTTCACGGTCAACAACAAGACCTATGACCTTGCCTGCACCGAAGATCACAGCGGCGGCCAAGCCCGCCTGCACCACGTGACCTATGCCACCGACACCCGCGAAGACATCCTGCGCGCGGCCGACATCTTCCTTGAAAACGGCGTCCCTATCGAAACAGGGCCGCACAAGCACGCCATTCAGGGCACCTTCTTCCTCTACGTCTGGGAACCGGCAGGCAACCGCGTGGAATTGGCCAATTCCGGGGCGCGGCTGATCCTTGCGCCGGATTGGGAGCCGGTCATCTGGACCGAAACCGAACGCAAAAAAGGCCAAGCCTGGGGCCTCAAGACCATCGACACCTTTCACACCCACGGCACTCCGCCCGTCAAGAAGGACTAG
- a CDS encoding PIG-L deacetylase family protein, translating to MTAAGTAPKTALIISAHAADFVWRCGGAIALHAAMGYQVTVVCLSFGERGESAKLWKKPGMTLDVVKAARRTEAEAAAKALGVHNLICLDLGDYPLRLTDDDKMRLVDIIRDVQPAFMMSHSAFDPYNTDHMYTTQVALECRMIAQAWGHNPGQKVLGAPQLYLFEPHQTEQMGWKPDVFLDITPVWDKKRAAIECMAGQEHLWEFYTRVAQNRANHFQRNSGGMSGGRQAAYAEGFQSMFPRTVDEL from the coding sequence ATGACAGCCGCCGGAACAGCCCCCAAGACCGCCCTTATCATCTCGGCCCATGCCGCCGATTTCGTCTGGCGTTGTGGCGGGGCGATCGCGCTGCATGCTGCCATGGGCTATCAGGTCACGGTCGTCTGCCTATCCTTCGGCGAACGCGGCGAAAGCGCCAAGCTGTGGAAAAAACCCGGCATGACGCTCGACGTGGTCAAAGCCGCGCGTCGGACCGAGGCCGAGGCGGCAGCCAAAGCGCTGGGTGTCCATAATCTGATCTGCCTTGATCTGGGCGACTACCCGCTCCGCCTGACGGACGATGACAAGATGCGCCTCGTCGACATCATCCGCGACGTGCAGCCCGCTTTCATGATGAGCCACAGCGCCTTTGACCCCTATAACACCGATCACATGTACACCACGCAGGTGGCGCTGGAATGCCGGATGATCGCGCAGGCCTGGGGCCACAACCCCGGGCAAAAGGTACTTGGCGCACCACAGCTGTACCTCTTTGAACCGCACCAGACCGAACAGATGGGTTGGAAGCCGGACGTCTTTCTCGACATCACCCCGGTCTGGGACAAAAAGCGTGCCGCCATCGAATGCATGGCCGGGCAGGAACACCTGTGGGAGTTCTACACCCGCGTTGCCCAGAACCGCGCGAACCACTTCCAGCGCAATTCGGGCGGCATGTCAGGCGGGCGGCAGGCGGCCTATGCCGAAGGCTTTCAGTCGATGTTCCCCCGCACGGTGGATGAACTCTGA
- a CDS encoding DUF1932 domain-containing protein, with translation MLVRMALFPQAFQIGATGVFRMQDIVFVGFGEAGQAFAKGLRPASLRIAGYDLKLDAIAQADLCRQALAQLDVLPCGLGDVGKAQVVICLVTADQALVAARAAAPHLAQGAFWFDGNSCAPGTKQQAAAVIGAAGGRYVDLALMAPVHPLLHRTPMLASGPDAIAGAATLEALGMAATVVGDRVGQASSIKMLRSVIIKGLEALTAESFLAARAAGVEEAVIASLQASDPGFDWARRGAYNLERMLVHGARRAAEMTEVAVTLRQLGLPGRMTEATVQWQTDLAALSVDPGPEDLAARADVVLQALR, from the coding sequence ATGCTTGTCCGGATGGCGCTGTTCCCGCAGGCTTTCCAGATCGGCGCGACAGGGGTTTTCCGGATGCAGGACATCGTTTTCGTAGGGTTTGGCGAGGCAGGGCAGGCCTTTGCCAAGGGTTTGCGTCCCGCATCCCTGCGCATTGCGGGATATGATCTGAAGCTAGATGCCATTGCACAAGCTGATCTTTGCCGGCAGGCGCTGGCGCAGCTGGACGTTCTGCCTTGCGGGCTTGGGGACGTGGGAAAGGCGCAGGTTGTGATCTGCCTTGTCACGGCCGATCAGGCGTTGGTCGCGGCGCGTGCCGCGGCCCCGCATTTGGCGCAGGGGGCGTTCTGGTTTGACGGCAACTCCTGCGCGCCCGGCACCAAGCAGCAGGCGGCGGCGGTGATTGGTGCGGCAGGCGGGCGCTATGTTGATCTGGCGTTGATGGCACCGGTTCATCCGCTTTTGCATCGCACGCCGATGCTGGCCTCGGGGCCGGATGCCATTGCTGGCGCGGCGACGCTCGAGGCGCTTGGGATGGCGGCCACGGTTGTGGGCGACCGGGTGGGGCAGGCGTCATCCATCAAGATGCTGCGTTCGGTCATCATCAAGGGGCTGGAGGCATTGACGGCGGAGTCCTTCCTCGCCGCCCGCGCGGCGGGGGTGGAAGAGGCCGTGATCGCATCCCTGCAGGCATCAGATCCGGGGTTCGACTGGGCGCGGCGTGGGGCATATAATCTGGAACGGATGCTGGTGCATGGCGCGCGGCGGGCGGCTGAGATGACTGAGGTGGCGGTCACTTTGCGACAGCTTGGCCTGCCGGGCCGGATGACCGAGGCGACAGTTCAATGGCAGACAGACCTTGCCGCACTGTCAGTGGACCCGGGGCCGGAGGATCTTGCAGCAAGGGCAGACGTGGTCTTGCAGGCCCTGCGATGA
- a CDS encoding LysR family transcriptional regulator: MKVSLRHLRIVLAVQETRSVTQGAALCHVSQPAVSAALAQFETLLGTPIFDRGRGGLILTPAGEAVVLRLRRALALLDPVLTALAPRLTRTATVAQLNALIAVTECESFSAAARRLNVAQPTVHRAISQLEGEVGQPLFDRTSHGVIPIRAVRHLAIAARLAFAEMEQAEADVGALAGREVGRVVIGAMPLARSALLGSAISLFRRRWKTLPVRVIDGPYADLVLALRRGEVDVLVGALRPAVSDLTQEVLFQDALAIVARPGHPLTQGPVGPVEMVGFPWVVAAEGTPARDHFTAMFRGVGLPVPGSLVETGSMGLLSDLVGTSDHLGFISARQVGREVARGALVQLPFQPDGTLRPIGLAMRAGWQPTRAQDDMLAALRAAAV; the protein is encoded by the coding sequence ATGAAGGTGAGCCTGCGCCATTTGCGGATCGTGCTGGCGGTGCAGGAGACGCGGTCCGTCACCCAAGGTGCGGCGCTTTGCCATGTGTCGCAGCCCGCCGTTTCGGCCGCCTTGGCGCAGTTTGAGACGCTGCTTGGGACGCCGATCTTTGACCGGGGGCGCGGTGGATTGATCCTGACCCCGGCGGGCGAGGCTGTGGTCCTGCGCCTTCGCCGGGCGCTGGCGTTGCTGGATCCGGTGCTGACCGCGCTTGCACCGCGCCTGACCCGAACGGCAACGGTTGCCCAGTTGAACGCGCTGATCGCTGTGACCGAATGCGAAAGCTTTTCCGCAGCCGCACGCCGTCTGAACGTCGCTCAGCCTACGGTGCACCGGGCAATCAGCCAGCTTGAGGGAGAGGTTGGCCAGCCCTTGTTTGACCGCACATCGCATGGCGTGATCCCGATCCGTGCGGTGCGGCATCTGGCAATCGCCGCCCGTCTGGCCTTTGCCGAGATGGAGCAGGCCGAGGCGGATGTTGGAGCCTTGGCGGGGCGTGAGGTTGGGCGGGTTGTCATTGGGGCCATGCCCTTGGCACGGTCGGCGCTGCTGGGTTCGGCGATTTCGTTGTTCCGCAGGCGTTGGAAGACGCTTCCGGTTCGCGTGATCGATGGGCCTTATGCGGACTTGGTTCTGGCCCTGCGGCGGGGAGAGGTGGATGTTCTGGTGGGGGCGTTGCGCCCCGCTGTTTCAGATCTGACCCAGGAAGTGCTGTTTCAGGATGCGCTGGCCATCGTCGCCCGGCCCGGCCATCCCTTGACCCAAGGTCCGGTGGGTCCCGTTGAAATGGTTGGCTTTCCCTGGGTTGTAGCCGCTGAGGGTACCCCGGCGCGCGACCATTTCACGGCGATGTTCCGGGGGGTGGGATTGCCGGTTCCGGGCAGCCTTGTTGAAACCGGGTCTATGGGGCTTTTGAGCGATCTGGTTGGCACGTCAGACCACCTTGGCTTTATCTCGGCCCGGCAGGTTGGGCGCGAGGTCGCACGGGGCGCGCTGGTCCAACTGCCGTTTCAGCCCGATGGGACATTGCGCCCGATTGGCCTTGCCATGCGCGCCGGTTGGCAACCCACAAGGGCGCAGGACGACATGCTGGCGGCGCTGCGCGCGGCCGCTGTTTAG
- a CDS encoding MarR family transcriptional regulator, whose protein sequence is MEVIAQAPEQAAETDRHLSTFIGYAMKRALSIVQADFAKTLAEYDLRAVSFSALSIIVGEPGLTQTQLADALQIERSNLVTIIDELAGRNLIIRAPVAQDRRRHALMPTTAGKQLAAAAQASAADHERRLFGCLTEAERTELQRILRKFRKGALA, encoded by the coding sequence ATGGAAGTTATCGCTCAGGCACCCGAGCAAGCGGCCGAGACGGATCGCCATCTGTCCACTTTCATCGGCTACGCCATGAAACGCGCCCTGTCGATTGTTCAGGCCGATTTTGCCAAAACGCTGGCCGAATACGACTTGCGCGCGGTGTCCTTCTCGGCGCTGTCGATCATCGTGGGCGAGCCGGGCCTAACACAAACGCAGCTTGCCGACGCCCTACAGATCGAGCGGTCGAACCTCGTCACCATCATCGATGAACTGGCAGGCCGCAATCTGATCATTCGCGCACCAGTGGCGCAGGATCGCAGGCGTCATGCGCTCATGCCCACCACGGCAGGCAAGCAGTTGGCTGCTGCGGCACAGGCCAGCGCTGCCGACCATGAACGCCGTTTGTTTGGCTGCCTGACAGAAGCCGAACGCACCGAGCTGCAGCGCATCCTGCGGAAGTTCCGCAAAGGAGCTTTGGCCTAA
- a CDS encoding SDR family NAD(P)-dependent oxidoreductase: MEIAGAHIAVTGGGSGLGEAVAQALAKRGAKVTVIDRNAEGAARVGAAIGGHALALDVTDEAAGAALDNAIAAMGPLRGLVNCAGIGGAARIVGREGPMALDAFERTIRVNLIGTFNMLRLAAARMQGNDPDADGGRGAIVNTASVAAFDGQVGQAAYAASKGGIVALALPAARELARFGIRVNTVAPGIFLTPLLAELPPEVQQGIAAQVAFPNRLGDPAEFADVVLMCLTNSYLNAEVIRLDGGVRLPPK, from the coding sequence ATGGAGATCGCAGGCGCACATATCGCGGTCACCGGGGGCGGGTCGGGTCTGGGTGAGGCTGTGGCGCAGGCGCTTGCCAAGCGCGGCGCAAAGGTCACGGTGATTGATCGCAACGCCGAAGGCGCGGCGCGGGTGGGTGCCGCCATCGGGGGCCATGCGCTGGCGCTTGATGTGACGGACGAAGCCGCAGGTGCTGCGCTGGACAACGCGATTGCCGCGATGGGTCCCCTCCGTGGGCTGGTGAACTGTGCCGGAATCGGCGGGGCTGCCCGGATTGTCGGCCGCGAAGGGCCGATGGCACTCGACGCGTTCGAACGCACCATTCGCGTCAACCTGATCGGAACTTTCAACATGCTGCGCCTTGCCGCAGCACGGATGCAAGGGAACGATCCCGATGCCGACGGCGGGCGCGGCGCCATTGTGAACACAGCCTCGGTCGCCGCCTTTGACGGGCAGGTCGGTCAGGCCGCCTATGCGGCCTCAAAGGGCGGAATCGTGGCGCTTGCCCTTCCGGCTGCGCGTGAACTTGCGCGTTTCGGCATCCGGGTGAACACGGTCGCCCCTGGCATCTTCTTGACACCGCTTCTGGCAGAACTGCCGCCCGAGGTGCAGCAGGGCATCGCCGCCCAGGTCGCCTTTCCAAACCGTCTTGGCGATCCGGCGGAATTTGCGGACGTGGTCCTGATGTGCCTGACCAACAGCTATCTGAACGCCGAAGTGATCCGTCTGGATGGCGGCGTGCGCTTGCCGCCAAAATAA
- a CDS encoding feruloyl-CoA synthase: MPGDTFQSVGNGAVPLLRETRPDGTVLIRQTAELPAWPRCMTARFMHWANVAPDRLWMAERGADGTWVRMTYGQGAQAIRAIGSALLQQGLSVDRPLLILSGNSLSHALMALGAQHVGIPSAALSPAYALSGEDRGKLSQVVAQLTPGMVFADHAARFLPAIEAVLSPDVALVSQTGRSDTRTSLSYDSLLATTPTPEADAAHASVGPETVAKFLFTSGTTGSPKAVIQTQAMLCSNQVMIADAYAFLSQEPPVLVDWAPWNHTASGNKVFNMAIFHGGTYYIDDGRPTPNDIGRTIRTLREIAPTWYFNVPVGYQFLLDAMETDEALADTFFSRLRMLMYAGAGMSQPVWDRLAAVAARKVVGGVPIVSGLGATETGPFALYYSDKKDRPGNIGVPALGVTLKLVPQEGKLEARLKSPSITPGYWRNPALTAAAFDEEGYYKLGDALRYAVPDEPAAGFIFDGRLAENFKLATGTWVAVGALRAALVNAMGGLISDAVIAGEEKDDLRALLVPNWIALRELAGGADDVLAHPAVQATLAERLSAHARAATGSATRVVAALILKEPLSFDRGEVTDKGSVNQRAVLRERADLAASLWTGGPHVILADWKGKK, from the coding sequence ATGCCAGGCGACACTTTTCAATCCGTTGGCAACGGCGCGGTGCCGCTGCTTCGGGAAACCCGGCCTGATGGCACGGTCCTGATCCGGCAAACGGCAGAACTGCCCGCGTGGCCGCGCTGCATGACCGCACGCTTCATGCACTGGGCCAACGTGGCGCCTGACCGGTTATGGATGGCCGAACGCGGTGCCGACGGCACATGGGTGCGCATGACCTATGGGCAGGGCGCGCAGGCGATCCGCGCCATCGGGTCTGCCTTGCTGCAACAGGGCCTTTCGGTGGATCGCCCCTTGCTGATTCTGTCCGGCAACAGCCTGTCGCATGCGCTGATGGCTCTGGGCGCGCAGCATGTCGGCATCCCTTCTGCCGCGCTGTCACCTGCCTATGCCCTGTCGGGCGAGGATCGGGGAAAGCTGTCGCAGGTTGTGGCGCAATTGACGCCGGGAATGGTCTTTGCCGATCATGCCGCAAGGTTCCTGCCTGCCATAGAGGCTGTTCTGTCGCCCGATGTCGCGCTCGTCAGCCAGACCGGACGCAGCGATACCCGCACCTCATTGTCGTATGACAGCCTGCTCGCCACCACACCAACCCCCGAGGCAGATGCCGCCCATGCGTCTGTCGGGCCTGAAACGGTGGCAAAATTCCTGTTCACATCTGGCACCACAGGCAGCCCCAAGGCGGTGATCCAGACCCAGGCCATGCTGTGCTCCAATCAGGTGATGATCGCAGACGCCTATGCCTTTCTGTCGCAAGAGCCGCCGGTTCTGGTGGACTGGGCGCCGTGGAACCACACCGCCAGCGGCAACAAGGTGTTCAACATGGCCATCTTCCATGGTGGCACCTATTACATCGACGATGGCCGCCCCACACCAAACGACATCGGCCGCACGATCCGCACCCTGCGCGAAATTGCCCCGACATGGTACTTCAACGTGCCCGTGGGCTATCAATTCCTTCTCGACGCAATGGAAACGGATGAGGCGCTGGCCGATACCTTCTTCTCGCGCCTCCGGATGCTGATGTATGCTGGCGCGGGCATGAGCCAGCCGGTCTGGGATCGTCTTGCCGCCGTGGCCGCCCGCAAGGTGGTGGGCGGCGTGCCGATCGTGTCGGGTCTTGGCGCCACGGAAACCGGGCCCTTCGCGCTGTACTACAGCGACAAAAAGGATCGCCCCGGCAATATCGGCGTGCCTGCCCTTGGCGTTACGCTGAAGCTGGTCCCGCAAGAGGGCAAGCTTGAGGCGCGGCTGAAAAGCCCATCGATCACGCCGGGCTACTGGCGCAATCCGGCGCTGACGGCAGCGGCTTTCGATGAAGAAGGCTATTACAAACTGGGCGATGCGCTGCGCTATGCCGTACCGGATGAACCCGCCGCAGGCTTCATCTTTGATGGCCGACTGGCCGAGAACTTCAAACTGGCCACGGGCACATGGGTCGCCGTAGGCGCTCTGCGGGCGGCACTGGTCAATGCGATGGGCGGCCTCATTTCGGACGCGGTGATCGCTGGCGAAGAGAAAGACGATCTTCGCGCCCTTCTGGTTCCGAACTGGATCGCCCTGCGCGAGCTTGCGGGCGGTGCAGACGATGTATTGGCCCATCCGGCCGTGCAGGCCACCCTTGCGGAACGGCTTTCGGCCCATGCCCGCGCGGCCACGGGCAGCGCGACCCGCGTGGTCGCCGCTCTCATCCTTAAAGAACCGCTCAGCTTTGACCGGGGTGAGGTGACAGACAAAGGGTCCGTCAATCAGCGCGCCGTCCTGCGCGAACGGGCCGATCTTGCAGCCTCGCTCTGGACAGGCGGGCCCCACGTCATTCTGGCCGACTGGAAGGGAAAGAAATGA
- a CDS encoding crotonase/enoyl-CoA hydratase family protein yields the protein MDGSIEQLVTYELRDGIALIGLNRPAKRNAISDRVVEALHLAVEAAQHEAKAAVIFGEGKHFCAGLDLAEHAEKPLIAAVQGSRRWHKIFDGIERGVIPFVVALKGAVVGGGFELAAAAHVRVAEESAFFGLPEGTRGIFVGGGGAVRIARLIGSQRMGDMMLTGRTVSPVQMEQWGGVSYVVPEGRALEKAIELAKVAAQNAPMSNYAIINALPRIRDMSSEDGLFVESLMSSLTSVTPEATERLRAFLEKRTAKLEAPKD from the coding sequence ATGGACGGTAGCATTGAGCAGTTGGTGACCTATGAGCTGCGCGATGGCATCGCCCTGATCGGGCTGAACCGTCCGGCCAAACGGAATGCCATCAGTGACCGGGTGGTCGAGGCGCTGCATCTGGCGGTGGAGGCGGCCCAGCACGAGGCCAAGGCCGCCGTGATCTTTGGGGAGGGCAAGCATTTCTGCGCCGGGCTTGATCTGGCCGAACATGCAGAAAAGCCGTTGATCGCCGCAGTGCAGGGATCGCGCCGCTGGCACAAGATTTTTGACGGGATCGAACGGGGCGTCATTCCCTTTGTTGTCGCGCTGAAGGGGGCCGTTGTGGGTGGTGGGTTCGAACTCGCCGCAGCGGCCCATGTGCGTGTGGCCGAAGAGAGCGCCTTCTTCGGGCTGCCCGAAGGCACGCGCGGCATTTTCGTTGGTGGTGGCGGGGCAGTGCGGATTGCGCGGCTGATCGGATCGCAGCGCATGGGTGACATGATGCTGACCGGCCGCACTGTATCGCCGGTGCAGATGGAGCAGTGGGGCGGCGTGAGCTATGTGGTGCCCGAAGGCCGCGCACTGGAAAAGGCCATTGAGTTGGCCAAGGTCGCCGCGCAGAACGCGCCGATGTCAAACTATGCCATCATCAACGCCCTGCCGCGCATTCGTGACATGTCATCCGAAGATGGGTTGTTCGTGGAAAGCCTGATGTCGTCCTTGACCAGCGTGACGCCCGAGGCAACCGAACGCCTGCGCGCCTTTCTGGAAAAGCGCACGGCCAAGCTTGAAGCGCCGAAGGACTGA
- a CDS encoding amidohydrolase family protein has protein sequence MNLDDIIAIDFHTHAEEPCNCHRDDGYNEFQAGMAAYFRNPAGVDGMLPTVPQTAAYYRERKIAAVIFGVDAERNTGFYRHNNEEIAQLAAENGDVLIPFASIDPAKGKLGAREARRLVREFGVKGFKFHPTMQGFFPNDRMAYPLYEAIQEEGAIALFHTGQTGVGSGMHGGMGMRLKYSDPIHIDDVAVDFPDMTIVLAHPSFPWTEQGLAVAQHKPNVYIDMSGWSPKYFPQIFVHYANTILKHKMLFGSDWPAITPDRWLKDFADLPIRDEVRPLILKENARRILKM, from the coding sequence ATGAACCTGGACGACATCATCGCCATCGACTTTCACACGCATGCCGAAGAGCCATGCAACTGCCACCGTGATGATGGTTACAACGAGTTTCAGGCGGGGATGGCGGCCTATTTCCGCAATCCCGCGGGCGTTGACGGCATGTTGCCAACCGTGCCGCAAACCGCCGCTTATTACCGTGAGCGCAAGATTGCCGCGGTGATCTTTGGCGTGGATGCAGAGCGTAACACGGGTTTCTATCGGCACAACAACGAGGAAATCGCCCAGTTGGCCGCCGAAAACGGCGACGTTCTGATCCCCTTTGCAAGCATCGACCCCGCTAAGGGCAAGCTTGGCGCGCGTGAAGCGCGGCGTCTGGTGCGCGAGTTTGGGGTCAAGGGGTTCAAGTTTCACCCGACCATGCAAGGTTTCTTTCCAAACGACCGGATGGCCTATCCGCTTTATGAGGCCATTCAAGAGGAAGGCGCCATCGCGTTGTTCCATACCGGGCAGACCGGCGTGGGGTCGGGGATGCATGGCGGCATGGGAATGCGGCTGAAGTATTCCGACCCGATTCACATCGACGATGTGGCGGTGGACTTTCCCGACATGACGATCGTGCTGGCGCATCCGTCCTTCCCGTGGACCGAGCAGGGGCTGGCCGTGGCCCAGCACAAGCCGAACGTCTATATCGACATGTCTGGCTGGTCGCCGAAGTATTTCCCGCAGATCTTCGTGCATTATGCCAACACCATTCTGAAGCATAAGATGCTGTTCGGATCGGACTGGCCTGCGATCACCCCAGACCGGTGGTTGAAGGATTTTGCCGATCTGCCGATCCGCGATGAAGTGCGGCCCCTGATCCTGAAGGAAAACGCGCGGCGCATTCTGAAGATGTAA
- a CDS encoding GntR family transcriptional regulator produces the protein MASEERSSTHAQRALITLRQRILGGDLPGGTRLYEVALAEELGISRTPVRAALSRLAEEALLDRTAGGGFVVRSFAVADVVDTIELRGVLEGTAARLAAERGAPEALLAEAGGILRGIDALFRADVFDMEAYSRFNAGFHHLLARLSQSEVLIREIERITALPFASPSAFLDDQSRQAELVKTLAAAQDQHRAIIEAIRNREGFRAESLAREHARAARRNVEFLLTHEAALREGVPSLAILAN, from the coding sequence ATGGCATCGGAAGAACGCAGTTCCACGCACGCACAACGGGCGTTGATCACGCTTCGTCAGCGCATCCTGGGCGGCGATCTGCCGGGGGGTACCCGGCTTTATGAGGTGGCCCTGGCGGAGGAGCTTGGCATTTCGCGCACGCCCGTCCGTGCGGCCCTGTCGCGGCTTGCCGAAGAGGCATTGCTGGACCGCACGGCTGGGGGCGGCTTTGTGGTGCGCAGCTTTGCGGTGGCCGATGTGGTGGATACGATCGAACTGCGCGGTGTGCTGGAAGGCACTGCCGCGCGGCTTGCGGCAGAGCGGGGCGCACCCGAGGCATTGCTGGCGGAAGCGGGTGGTATCCTGCGCGGGATCGATGCGCTGTTTCGGGCTGATGTCTTTGATATGGAGGCATATTCGCGCTTCAATGCCGGATTTCATCACCTTCTTGCCCGTCTGTCGCAAAGTGAGGTTCTGATCCGCGAGATTGAACGGATTACGGCTTTGCCCTTTGCCTCGCCCTCGGCCTTTTTGGATGACCAGTCGCGGCAGGCGGAGCTGGTCAAGACCCTTGCCGCCGCCCAGGATCAGCACCGTGCCATCATCGAGGCCATACGCAATCGCGAGGGGTTTCGGGCCGAATCGCTGGCCCGCGAACACGCCCGCGCGGCGCGGCGGAATGTCGAGTTTCTACTGACACATGAAGCGGCGCTGCGGGAAGGTGTGCCCAGTCTGGCAATTCTGGCCAACTGA
- a CDS encoding aminomethyltransferase family protein, with protein sequence MAQSLSTAMAAAGNPVTMLRNSKAGMYVYPVVAPEFQNWRNEQVAWRQTAVLFDQSHHMDEVIVEGPQATEFLSHHGINSFSNFDLNRAKHFVPVTPNGHVIGDHIIFREREDKYILVGRAPTSNWLMFCAAYGKWNVRLRYDPRSPSRPEGERVLREHYRFQIQGPDAPRIFEKMNGGPVPDIKFFHVDWINIGSKKVQALRHGMSGAPGLEIWGPYKDKDYIHSTILQAARDAGVNLVQCGSRAYSTNTLESGWIPSPLPGIYTGDGMLKDYRDWLGADSYEAAGAIGGSFVSDNIEDYYVNPFELGYDFYIGWKKDDFIGKAALQAMKGSSKNRKKVTFEWNRDDVLKVIASNFEPGVPFKWIDFPQPNYASSSADMVMQGDKMVGMSMFNGYSYNERCMLSLGVVSQDVQENDILTLKWGEPETTGKTSTEPHRQTEIRVRVAATPYAAEARTNYADSWRTKR encoded by the coding sequence ATGGCGCAAAGCCTTTCAACCGCGATGGCCGCGGCCGGCAATCCTGTTACCATGCTGCGCAATTCCAAGGCCGGTATGTATGTCTATCCGGTCGTGGCGCCGGAATTCCAGAACTGGCGCAACGAACAGGTGGCCTGGCGTCAGACTGCCGTGCTGTTCGATCAGAGCCACCACATGGACGAAGTGATCGTCGAAGGCCCGCAGGCGACCGAATTCCTGTCGCATCACGGCATCAACTCATTCTCGAATTTCGACCTGAACCGCGCCAAGCACTTTGTTCCGGTCACGCCCAACGGCCATGTCATCGGCGACCACATCATCTTTCGCGAGCGTGAGGACAAGTACATCCTTGTTGGCCGCGCGCCGACGTCGAACTGGCTGATGTTCTGCGCGGCTTATGGCAAGTGGAACGTGCGTCTGCGCTATGACCCGCGCAGCCCGTCGCGCCCCGAAGGTGAGCGCGTGCTGCGTGAGCATTACCGTTTTCAGATTCAAGGCCCCGATGCGCCGAGGATCTTTGAGAAAATGAACGGTGGTCCGGTGCCGGACATCAAGTTCTTCCACGTCGACTGGATCAATATCGGATCGAAAAAGGTGCAGGCTCTGCGCCATGGCATGTCGGGCGCGCCCGGTTTGGAGATCTGGGGGCCTTACAAGGACAAGGATTACATCCACTCGACCATCCTGCAGGCTGCGCGCGATGCGGGTGTGAATCTGGTGCAGTGCGGCAGCCGTGCCTATTCGACCAACACGCTGGAATCTGGGTGGATCCCTTCGCCCCTGCCCGGGATCTATACCGGTGACGGCATGTTGAAGGACTATCGTGACTGGCTGGGTGCCGACAGCTATGAGGCCGCAGGCGCCATCGGTGGCAGCTTCGTGTCTGACAACATCGAGGATTATTACGTCAACCCGTTCGAGCTGGGTTACGATTTCTATATCGGTTGGAAGAAGGACGATTTCATCGGCAAGGCCGCGCTGCAGGCGATGAAGGGTTCGTCCAAGAACCGCAAGAAGGTCACCTTCGAATGGAACCGCGACGATGTGCTGAAGGTCATCGCGTCGAATTTCGAACCGGGCGTGCCGTTCAAGTGGATCGATTTCCCGCAGCCGAACTATGCGTCTTCCAGTGCTGATATGGTGATGCAGGGCGACAAGATGGTCGGGATGAGCATGTTCAACGGCTATTCCTACAACGAACGCTGCATGCTTTCGCTGGGGGTCGTGTCGCAGGATGTGCAGGAGAATGACATCCTGACCCTGAAATGGGGCGAGCCGGAAACGACTGGCAAAACCTCGACCGAGCCGCATCGCCAGACGGAAATCCGCGTGCGCGTGGCGGCCACGCCCTATGCCGCCGAGGCGCGCACCAACTATGCCGATAGCTGGCGGACCAAACGCTAA